The Sulfurihydrogenibium sp. YO3AOP1 genome has a window encoding:
- a CDS encoding TIGR00282 family metallophosphoesterase, which yields MNVLLIGDVIGRTGRRAVKSVLPNLIEELNIDFVVLNGENLAHGNGITKSVFQEMIEVKVDVITSGNHTFDKKEVFEIIDDERLLRPANLPPSAPGKGFNVYEKNGYKVAVINLMGRAFMGMVLDCPFRKFDEIYEIIKDKVDYIIVDFHAEATSEKQAFGYYVDSRADIVFGTHTHVPTADERFLPGGTAFISDVGMTGALDSVIGVKKDEIIKKFISGIPQKYEPAEGQFIFNALYVNLKDRNLKRMQIKEEVGKEGKG from the coding sequence ATGAATGTTTTGCTTATAGGTGATGTAATCGGTAGAACTGGCAGGAGGGCTGTTAAGTCAGTCCTTCCTAATTTGATTGAAGAACTAAACATTGACTTTGTTGTTTTAAATGGTGAAAATTTAGCGCATGGAAACGGCATCACAAAATCAGTTTTTCAAGAAATGATAGAAGTAAAGGTTGATGTTATCACATCAGGAAATCATACCTTTGATAAAAAGGAAGTTTTTGAAATCATTGATGATGAAAGACTTTTAAGACCTGCAAATTTACCGCCATCTGCACCGGGAAAAGGATTTAATGTATATGAAAAAAATGGCTATAAAGTGGCTGTTATAAACCTAATGGGTAGAGCTTTTATGGGAATGGTCTTAGATTGTCCGTTTAGAAAGTTTGATGAAATTTATGAGATTATCAAAGATAAGGTAGATTACATTATCGTAGATTTTCATGCTGAAGCAACATCAGAAAAACAAGCATTTGGCTATTATGTAGATTCAAGAGCTGATATAGTTTTTGGAACCCATACCCATGTACCAACAGCAGATGAAAGATTTTTACCCGGTGGTACCGCTTTTATATCAGATGTAGGAATGACGGGAGCTTTAGACTCTGTTATTGGCGTTAAGAAAGATGAAATCATAAAAAAATTTATCTCAGGAATTCCACAAAAGTATGAACCTGCTGAAGGTCAGTTTATTTTTAATGCACTTTATGTTAATCTTAAAGACAGGAATTTAAAAAGAATGCAGATAAAGGAAGAGGTCGGGAAAGAAGGTAAGGGGTGA